In Montipora capricornis isolate CH-2021 chromosome 4, ASM3666992v2, whole genome shotgun sequence, a single genomic region encodes these proteins:
- the LOC138046207 gene encoding histone H3-like yields the protein MARTKQTARKSTGGKAPRKQLATKAARKSAPATGGVKKPHRYRPGTVALREIRRYQKSTELLIRKLPFQRLVREIAQDFKTDLRFQSSAVLALQEASEAYLVGLFEDTNLCAIHAKRVTIMPKDIQLARRIRGERA from the coding sequence ATGGCACGAACAAAGCAAACAGCTCGAAAGTCAACCGGTGGTAAAGCTCCGCGAAAACAGCTCGCTACCAAAGCAGCTCGTAAAAGCGCCCCCGCGACCGGGGGCGTGAAGAAGCCACATCGTTACAGGCCCGGGACAGTGGCGCTGAGGGAAATACGTCGTTATCAAAAATCTACAGAGTTGCTCATTAGAAAGCTGCCGTTCCAGCGCCTTGTCCGAGAAATCGCCCAGGACTTCAAGACTGACTTGCGGTTCCAAAGTTCCGCCGTTTTGGCCCTCCAAGAAGCCAGCGAAGCTTACTTAGTCGGACTCTTCGAGGATACGAACCTGTGTGCAATTCACGCCAAACGAGTCACGATTATGCCGAAGGACATACAACTGGCTCGCAGAATTCGAGGAGAGAGGGCCTAG
- the LOC138046208 gene encoding uncharacterized protein yields the protein MCDNTACEYGVLVGGECGPSAKYPSSKYVRIVECNRSIERHFTDTLQASFANCGLNTEAELILARAAICRACRGFLTEEEKLYPPRDSETAGSRETWRTLPSKVYVQEESATPSSDESNGTKPGSAVSDLCQAMGNVSMTSLYIPEEKDPSSSELSSSDDKGKSASLAMRRGKLNEFLTVCDKPILTVQKKPWSQLTSSKAKRQYIGTAADAIALTLEIISPEDSSSLWEALLKSGEVEKSLRLPSRISAGENKYLTSLVEAYRYASTWDTQRQILSIMADLVPYTVILRYLSNITEYRVKAAKQHAFRFGRGTPVTILKSPRMRVNEEQLDHFLTFITSPHVIQDLPFGQKTLSLADGTVVETPNIIRTLIPERIVAQYKQYCEEVEFTPFSRSTMLRILSSCSATVRQSLHGLDYIAADGGKAFDELISMLPKLSSDCTWLDRLQKALMEAKQYIKSDYKVHLTADANVPDHCTAYALSDPKDKFLSVECQHDHDSSCPQCEELKSALKEVEAALSKSSTIAEDVRDDLLYTYQNAVQAIQAWKAHQLRSLQQDKARITVLGQLDETKVLITQDWAMKWLPQRYRETQAEWFGKRGISWHISVVVRRVNELLQHQTFVHIVEDCNQDAKSVIQLLRHTLKTLKHEHPEIEAEALRQDNAGCYHSVAMVSACRLMEEDTGIRIERVDFSDPQGGKGACDRKAATVKAHVRRYVNEGHNVVTVREFHDAMLSHGGINRVRVALVTGSTDQSQQVSRRWEGISTINNFVYTDKNQVTVWKAFDTGPGKSVRWSGLQVPSKLPCQSYVFELSPGDFVP from the exons ATGTGCGACAATACAGCGTGCGAATATGGAGTGCTGGTAGGGGGCGAGTGTGGTCCAAGTGCCAAATACCCGAGCTCAAAGTACGTGCGCATTGTAGAGTGCAACAGATCAATTGAGCGCCACTTCACAGACACCCTGCAAGCGAGTTTTGCTAACTGTGGTTTGAACACCGAAGCAGAGCTGATATTAGCCAGGGCTG cAATCTGTAGGGCGTGTCGTGGCTTCTTGACTGAAGAGGAAAAGCTTTATCCGCCAAGGGACAGTGAAACCGCCGGCTCCAGAGAAACTTGGCGCACACTCCCAAGTAAGGTCTATGTTCAAGAAGAATCGGCGACCCCCTCGAGTGATGAAAGTAATGGAACG AAACCTGGAAGCGCTGTGAGTGATCTGTGCCAGGCTATGGGGAATGTGTCCATGACCAGTCTGTATATACCAGAGGAAAAAGATCCAAGCAGCAGTGAACTGTCCTCCAGTGACGACAAAGGCAAAAGTGCGAGTTTAGCCATGCGTCGTGGGAAGCTGAATGAGTTCCTTACTGTTTGTGACAAACCAATCCTCACCGTCCAGAAAAAGCCCTGGAGCCAACTGACCTCTTCCAAAGCCAAGCGTCAGTACATTGGAACAGCGGCAGATGCCATAGCCTTGACGTTGGAAATCATAAGTCCTGAAGACAGCAGCAGTTTATGGGAGGCTCTCCTCAAGTCTGGCGAAGTTGAGAAGTCCCTCAGGTTGCCGTCTCGAATCTCTGCCGGAGAGAATAAATATCTGACTTCACTCGTGGAGGCGTATAGGTACGCTTCAACTTGGGACACCCAGAGGCAGATCCTGTCCATAATGGCCGACTTGGTGCCCTACACTGTCATACTGAGGTACTTGTCAAATATAACAGAGTACCGAGTGAAGGCAGCTAAGCAGCACGCATTTAGGTTTGGTCGGGGTACACCTGTAACCATCTTAAAGAGTCCTCGAATGAGAGTCAATGAGGAGCAGCTTGACCATTTCTTAACATTTATCACGAGTCCCCACGTCATACAGGACCTTCCTTTTGGTCAGAAAACGTTATCTCTTGCAGACGGAACGGTTGTTGAGACTCCAAACATTATACGGACACTCATTCCTGAGCGCATTGTGGCGCAATACAAGCAATACTGCGAGGAGGTAGAGTTTACCCCGTTCAGTAGGTCAACGATGCTACGCATACTCTCCTCGTGCTCTGCGACTGTCAGACAATCACTTCATGGTCTTGATTATATTGCGGCAGATGGTGGGAAAGCATTCGACGAGCTCATTTCCATGCTTCCCAAACTGAGCAGTGACTGTACTTGGCTCGACCGTTTGCAGAAAGCACTCATGGAGGCAAAGCAGTATATCAAGTCTGATTACAAG GTGCACCTGACAGCCGACGCAAACGTGCCCGACCACTGTACCGCTTACGCACTTAGTGACCCAAAAGATAAATTTCTCTCCGTTGAATGTCAACACGATCATGACAGCAGCTGTCCCCAGTGCGAGGAGCTTAAATCTGCGTTGAAGGAAGTAGAGGCAGCCCTTTCTAAGAGTTCCACCATCGCCGAAGATGTGCGTGATGACCTTCTCTATACTTACCAGAATGCAGTACAAGCGATACAGGCCTGGAAGGCTCATCAACTTAGGTCACTGCAGCAAGACAAGGCACGCATTACAGTCCTTGGTCAACTCGACGAGACCAAGGTACTTATAACCCAAGACTGGGCTATGAAGTGGCTGCCGCAGAGGTACCGAGAAACCCAAGCCGAGTGGTTTGGGAAACGAGGTATCTCTTGGCATATTAGTGTGGTCGTACGAAGAGTTAACGAGTTGCTACAACACCAGACCTTTGTTCACATCGTGGAAGACTGTAACCAAGATGCCAAAAGCGTGATCCAGCTCCTACGTCACACCTTGAAGACCCTCAAACATGAGCACCCAGAGATCGAGGCAGAAGCGCTTAGGCAAGATAACGCTGGCTGTTATCACAGCGTCGCCATGGTATCAGCATGCCGTCTGATGGAAGAGGACACTGGCATCCGCATAGAGAGAGTAGACTTCAGTGATCCCCAGGGAGGGAAGGGTGCGTGCGATCGTAAAGCTGCAACTGTCAAGGCGCACGTTCGCCGCTATGTCAACGAAGGCCATAATGTGGTTACCGTGCGGGAATTCCATGACGCTATGCTATCTCATGGGGGCATAAACAGAGTGCGAGTAGCTCTTGTCACCGGTTCCACAGATCAGAGCCAGCAG GTATCCAGGCGCTGGGAAGGAATCAGCACCATAAATAACTTCGTTTACACAGACAAAAATCAGGTGACCGTGTGGAAGGCCTTTGACACTGGACCGGGAAAATCTGTTCGTTGGTCTGGATTACAAG TACCAAGTAAGCTCCCATGTCAGTCGTACGTATTCGAATTGTCACCTGGAGATTTTGTCCCATGA